In Streptomyces venezuelae, the sequence CGGATGAGCCTGCCGATACGTACGAGGTAGTCGTCTGCCATGGGGGCACGCTATCTCAGATATGAGATGAACCCTCCGCCGGGTGCGGCAAATGGGTGAATTGAGTGGAACTTACCGTCCATCAGGCCTCACGGCCGGGTCTCCGTGCGCGTGATGGCCGACGATCCGGCCCAGCAGGGAGGTGAGCTGCTCCCGCTCCCCGGCGGACAGCGGAGCCAGCAGTTCGTCCTGGGCTGCGGCGAGGATCTGCTCCAGTCTGCGCAGCTGCCGCCGGCCGGGCGGTGTGAGGGTGATGACGTTTCGCCTGCGGTCCTCGGGGTCGGGGGTCCGCTCCACCAGTTCGCGTGCGGCGAGTTCGTTGATGACGGCGACCAGGTCGCTGCGGTGGATGCCGGTACGGGCGCTGAGGGTGGCCTGGCTCGCCGGACCGGACTCCTCCAGGGCGACCAGGGCCGCGTAGTGCCATTTGTGGGCATCTGCCCCGCTCAGGCCGTCGGTCACGATCCGCTGCGCCTGGGTGTTGGCCTGCCCCAGCAGTCGGCTGGGGAGTTCGCGCAGCCGTGCGGGGACGAGGGGGCCGTTCTCTTCCGGGGTCATGGAGCGATGTTACCCATTGCGTTAGTGGCACGAACGATATAGTTTCGTTTGCGTCACGAACGTTCGGTGCACCAACGATTACCGGAGGGGTTCCCATGCCCACGATCGACGTACTCGACTCGACGATGTACTACGAGGACCACGGAGCCGCCGGCACCCGGCCCGGCAGCGTCCCGTTCGTCTTCCTGCACGGCAACCCGACCTCCTCCCACCTCTGGCGGGGCGTCCTGCCCCGGATCGGGGGCGGTGTCCGGGTCCTGGCCCCGGACCTCATCGGGATGGGCCGCTCCGGAAAGCCGGGCGGCGAGTACCGCTTCGAGGACCACGCCCGCTACCTGGATGCGTGGTTCGACGCCCTCGGGCTCGACGAGGTGGTGCTGGTCGGCCAGGACTGGGGCGGGGCGCTCGCCTTCCACCGGGCCGCCCGCCACCCCGGGCGGGTCCGCGGCATCGCCTTCATGGAGACGATCGTGCGGCCGCTGGGCTGGGCGCAGTACCCGCCCGCCGCGCGGGCCCGGTTCGAGGCGATCCGCACCCCGGGCCTGGGGGAGGAGATGGTCCTGGACCGCAACATCTTCATCGAGGACAGCATCCGGCAGACGGTGCTGAACCCGATGAGCGAGGCGGACCACGCCGTCTACGCCGCCCCCTACCCGACCCCAGAGAGCAGGCGCCCCCTGCTGCGGTGGGCCCGCTCGCTGCCGATCGACGGCGATCCGGCCGACGTGCACGCCGTCGTCGAGAAGTACGACGCCTGGCTGTCCGACAGCCCGGACGTGCCCAAGCTGCTGCTCACCTTCGACGGCTCACCGGCCCTGATGACCGGCCCCGAGACGGTCGCCTGGTGCGAGGAGAACGTCTCGGCACTGGAGACCGAGTACTGCGGCCCGGCCGCCCACCTCTGCCCCGAGGACCGGCCCGAGGAGATCGCCGCCGCCCTCAACTCCTGGGCCGCCCGCCACGGCCTCGCGGCGGGCTGAGCCCCGCGGCGGCGAAGCGGCGGGCCGAGCCCGACAGCGGCCGCGCCCGACAGGACCGAGCCCCACAGCGCCGAGCCCGACAGACGCCGAACCCCACAGCGGCCGAACCCGACAGAGCCGAGCCCGACAGCGGCCGAGGCTGCCGCAGGCGCCCCGCTCAGTGCTTGCAGGCGTGGTGGCGCCCCCCGGCGTGCACCGTCGCGTACGAGGCCGGCCGCGGGCCCGAGGCGGCGCCCGCCACCCGCGCCGAGGCGGCCTTCCCCGACGCCGAGTCCGCGTCGTGCACCACCCGGCCGCCGACCAGGGTCATCCGTACCCCCGTCCCGCTGATGTCCGCCACAGGGCAGCGCGTCACGTCCCGGTCCAGCAGCACCAGGTCCGCCGCCCTGCCCGGTTCCACCGTGCCCGTGAGCTCCTCCTGGCGCAGTTGCCACGCCGTCCCCGACGTGTGCATCCGCAGGACCGAGTCCCGGCCGAGCCCCTCCAGTTCGCGGTACAGCGGCCCCTCCCCGAAGGCGCCCTGGCGGTCGACCGCGGTCCGCAGCTGGTTCCACACCTGGAGGGCGTCCACCGGCCAGTCGGAGCCGCCCGACAGCCGCGCCCCCGCCTTCTCCAGGCTGCGCGCCGGGTACATCCACCGGTGCCGCTCGGGCCCGATGTACGGAAGCAGTGCCTCCATCGTCCAGGTGTCCTTCGCCGCCCACTGGAGCTGCATGCACGCCGTGACTCCCAGCTGCGCGAAACGCCGCAGGTCGGCCGGGTCGACGAGCTGCAGGTGCGCCACCGCGTTGCGGGCGTCCCGCAGGCCCGTCACCCGCTTGGCGTACGCGTACCCGTCCAGAGCGGTGCGTACCGCACGGTCGCCGAGCCCGTGCGCGTGCATCTGCCAGCCCGCCCGGTTGAAGGCGGCGGCCAGCCGCCCGTAGTCCGCCGCGGAGGTGTAGAGCTCGCCCCGGTTGCCGGTCGGCCTGCCGTTGCCGTCGAGGTAGGGCTTCAGCAGCGCGGCGGTCTGCGCCGGATACTCGATCACCCCGTCCAGGAACACCTTGACCATCCCGAACCGCAGCCCCCGCACGCCCTCGAACTCCCGGCGCAGGCCGCGCGCGTACGCCAGTGACGCCGCCGGATCCTTGGTCTGCTCCGCCTCCAGCCGGATCGCCGGGACGATCCGCTGCGGCAGCCTGCCCGCCGCCGACAGGGCCTGGTAGAGCTCCAGTTCGTGCCGCCCCACCAGTGCGTCCATCATCGTCGTGACCCCGGAGGCGGCCGCCAGCTCCAGCACCTCGGCGCACGCCGCGACCAGGTCGGCCCGGGTGGGCTCCGGTACGTGCCGCCGGACCAGGGCCTGGGCGTCGTCCTTGAGGACGCCCGTCGGCCGTCCGTCCGCGCCCTTGACCACCTTGCCGCCGACCGGGTCGGGCGTCGCCGCCGTGATCCCGGCGATGTCCAGGGCCCGCTGGTTGGCCCACAGGTTGTGCCCGTCGCCGCCGACGAGGGCGATCGGCCGACGGGTCGGGAGCGCGTCCAGCATCGTGTGGTGGGGGGCGGTGCCCACGGGGAGCAGCCCGACCGGGTTCCAGTCCTCGACCACCAGCCAGCGGTCGGGTTCCGCGCCCGCGCCGCCCGTGTCGGCGAGGAAGCCGGTCAGGATCCCCTGGAGCTCGGCGAGGGTGGTCTCCGCGCCCTCCAGTGACGGGGACAGGGAGCGCTCGCCCGCGCCCAGCGGGTGGACGTGGCCGTCGTGGATGCCGCTCATGACCGTGTTGCCCCGGGCGTCGACGACCTCGGTGTCCCGGCCCACGTACCGGCGCAGCGCCGCGTTCGTCCCGGTGGCCAGGATCCTGCCGTCCCGGCCGACCGCGACGGCCTCGACGCGCGCCCGGGTGCCGGTCCCGGTGAACACCGAGGCGTCGTGGACCACCAGGGCCGCCGAACCGCGCCCGGTGGAGGAAGAGGCCGGGGGCGCCGGGGAGGCCGCGGCCGGGGAGGCCCCGAGCAGGCCCGCGGCCCCGGCGACTCCGGTGATCCCGGCGGCGGCGAGGAGTCCCCGGCGGGAAAGGTGCGAAGAAGACGTCATGCCCACTCCAAAGGTCGGTGTGGCCAGGACACTGTTTGATTAACCGCTTAACCAGAAGCCGCCTCCGGCGACGAAATCCGTACGATGGCCGCGTGCCAGAGCACCCACCCGCGCCGGGACCGACCCTCGCCGACATCGCGCGTGCCGCCGAGGTCTCCACCGCGACCGTCTCCCACGCGCTCAACGGCACCGGCCGCCTCGGCGAGTCCACCCGGCGCCGGGTCCGCGAGGTGGCGGGCGCGCTCGGCTACGGAGCCCGCCGCGGCCCGCGCACCCGCAGCCTCGGCGTCGCGGTCACCACCTACGCGGGGGACGCCTGGGACTTCGTCGGGATCGCCTACTTCTCCCGCCTGATCACCGCCGCGACCTCGGCGGCGCACGCGCACGGGTACGCCCTGACCACCCTGCCCGCCGACCGGGGCGCCGAGCCGCTGTGGCACACCCTCGCCGTGGACGGGATGCTGCTGCTCGACAGCCCCGCCGGCGACCCGGTGCTGCGGGCCCTGCGGGCGCGGGGCCTGCCGGTGGTCTTCGACGGACGGCCGCCCGACCCCTGGCCGGGGGACGTGTGGGTGGACAACGACCACACCTCCACCACCCGGGAGGTGCTCGACCACCTCGCCGCGTCCGGGGCCCGGCGGATAGCACTGCACTCGGGCTACGGCCGGGAGTTCTACACCGGGGCCGTCACCGCGGCCTACGAACAGTGGTGCGCCGAGCGCGGCCTGGCTCCGCTCCTGGTCCCCTTCGATCCGCAGGACACGGCGGGGCACGCCTTCGACGCCGCCTTCACCGGGCCGGACCGCCCGGACGCCGTGTACTGCGTGTACGACCCGGGAGGCCGGCAGGTGCTGGCGGCCGCCGCGCGCCACGGACTCCGCATACCCGGCGGACGCGGCGCACCCGACGTGCCCGGCACACCCGGCGCACCCGGCGCACCCGACGTGCCCGGCACACCTGGCGCACCCGGCGCGCCCGCGCGCTCAGGGCACGGCGCGGGTCTGCTGCTGGTCTGCGCGAGCGAGGATCCGGCGTACGGCGCGACCGAACCCGCCGTGACCACCGTCACTCTGAATCCGGAGCGGATCGCCGCTTCGGCGGTGTCCGTCCTGGTCAACCTGATCGAATCCGGGCATGCGGAATCGCCTGGTCAGCTGACGGTCCCGGCAGGACTGAGGGTGCGCGCCTCGTCCCTCCCCCCGGACATGTACTAGAGTTATCTCGACATCGAGATATCTGCCGAAGGCGTACCGCAGCCGCCCCCGCAGGTAAGGGTTACCTAACTTAGCCCTACCTTAGCGGATTGGCCAAGGGGCGTGGCGGCAGGATTGCGGTAATACGCGCGAATTCATGCATGAAGGAGACTGTCGTGTCGGCGAACAGCTTCGACGCCCGCAGCACGCTGCAGGTGGGCGACGAGTCGTACGAGATCTTCAAGCTGGACAAGGTCGAGGGCTCCGCCCGCCTTCCCTACAGCCTGAAGGTCCTGCTGGAGAACCTGCTTCGTACCGAGGACGGCGCGAACATCACCGCCGACCACATCCGGTCGCTCGGCAACTGGGACTCGCAGGCCCAGCCCAGCGAGGAGATCCAGTTCACGCCGGCCCGCGTGATCATGCAGGACTTCACCGGCGTCCCCTGCGTGGTGGACCTCGCCACCATGCGTGAGGCCGTCAAGGCCCTCGGCGGCGACCCGGCGAAGATCAACCCGCTCTCGCCCGCCGAGATGGTCATCGACCACTCGGTCATCGCCGACAAGTTCGGCACGAAGGACGCCTTCGCGCAGAACGTCGAGCTGGAGTACGGCCGCAACAAGGAGCGCTACCAGTTCCTGCGCTGGGGCCAGACCGCCTTCGACGACTTCAAGGTCGTCCCCCCGGGCACCGGCATCGTCCACCAGGTCAACATCGAGCACCTGGCCCGCACGGTCATGGTCCGAAACGGCCAGGCGTACCCCGACACCCTCGTCGGCACCGACTCGCACACGACCATGGTCAACGGCCTCGGCGTGCTGGGCTGGGGCGTCGGCGGCATCGAGGCCGAGGCCGCGATGCTCGGCCAGCCGGTCTCCATGCTGATCCCGCGCGTCGTCGGCTTCAAGCTGACCGGCGAGCTGCCGACCGGCACCACCGCCACCGACCTGGTGCTGACCATCACCGAGATGCTGCGCAAGCACGGCGTCGTCGGCAAGTTCGTCGAGTTCTACGGTGAGGGCGTCGCCGCCACCTCCCTCGCGAACCGCGCCACCATCGGCAACATGTCGCCGGAGTTCGGCTCCACCGCCGCGATCTTCCCGATCGACGACGAGACCCTGAAGTACCTGCGCCTGACCGGCCGCGACGCCCAGCAGGTCGCGCTCGTCGAGGCGTACGCCAAGGAGCAGGGCCTGTGGCTGGACCCGGCCGCCGAGCCGGACTTCTCCGAGAAGCTGGAGCTCGACCTCTCCACGGTCGTCCCCTCCATCGCCGGCCCGAAGCGCCCGCAGGACCGCATCGTCCTGGCCAACGCCGCCGAGCAGTTCGCCGTCGACGTACGCAACTACGTATCCGACGACGAGGAGGCCGGCAAGGAGTCCTTCCCGGCGTCCGACGCCCCGGCGTCCTCCAACGGTGTGCCCACCAAGCCCACCCTGGTGACCCTGGCCGACGGCACCTCCTTCGAGATCGACCACGGCGCCGTCACCGTGGCCGCGATCACCTCCTGCACCAACACCTCGAACCCCTACGTCATGGTCGCCGCGGCGCTCGTGGCCAAGAAGGCGGCCGAGAAGGGCCTGACCCGCAAGCCGTGGGTCAAGACCACCCTGGCCCCGGGCTCGAAGGTCGTCACCGACTACTTCGACAAGGCCGGCCTGACCCCGTACCTCGACAAGATGG encodes:
- the acnA gene encoding aconitate hydratase AcnA → MSANSFDARSTLQVGDESYEIFKLDKVEGSARLPYSLKVLLENLLRTEDGANITADHIRSLGNWDSQAQPSEEIQFTPARVIMQDFTGVPCVVDLATMREAVKALGGDPAKINPLSPAEMVIDHSVIADKFGTKDAFAQNVELEYGRNKERYQFLRWGQTAFDDFKVVPPGTGIVHQVNIEHLARTVMVRNGQAYPDTLVGTDSHTTMVNGLGVLGWGVGGIEAEAAMLGQPVSMLIPRVVGFKLTGELPTGTTATDLVLTITEMLRKHGVVGKFVEFYGEGVAATSLANRATIGNMSPEFGSTAAIFPIDDETLKYLRLTGRDAQQVALVEAYAKEQGLWLDPAAEPDFSEKLELDLSTVVPSIAGPKRPQDRIVLANAAEQFAVDVRNYVSDDEEAGKESFPASDAPASSNGVPTKPTLVTLADGTSFEIDHGAVTVAAITSCTNTSNPYVMVAAALVAKKAAEKGLTRKPWVKTTLAPGSKVVTDYFDKAGLTPYLDKMGFNLVGYGCTTCIGNSGPLDEEISKAINEADLAVTSVLSGNRNFEGRINPDVKMNYLASPPLVVAYAIAGSMKVDITKDALGTDTDGKPVFLADIWPSEAEVNDVVANAIGEDMFSKSYQDVFAGDAQWQALSIPTGNTFEWDPQSTYVRKPPYFEGMTMETTPVSDIAGARVLAKLGDSVTTDHISPAGAIKADTPAGKYLTEHGVERRDFNSYGSRRGNHEVMIRGTFANIRLRNQIAPGTEGGFTRDFTVDGAPVSFIYDASQNYQAAGIPLVILAGKEYGSGSSRDWAAKGTALLGVKAVIAESYERIHRSNLIGMGVLPLQFPEGVTAASLGLTGEETFAFTGVEELNNGTTPRTVKVTTDTGVEFDAVVRIDTPGEADYYRNGGIMQFVLRNLIRG
- a CDS encoding amidohydrolase; protein product: MTSSSHLSRRGLLAAAGITGVAGAAGLLGASPAAASPAPPASSSTGRGSAALVVHDASVFTGTGTRARVEAVAVGRDGRILATGTNAALRRYVGRDTEVVDARGNTVMSGIHDGHVHPLGAGERSLSPSLEGAETTLAELQGILTGFLADTGGAGAEPDRWLVVEDWNPVGLLPVGTAPHHTMLDALPTRRPIALVGGDGHNLWANQRALDIAGITAATPDPVGGKVVKGADGRPTGVLKDDAQALVRRHVPEPTRADLVAACAEVLELAAASGVTTMMDALVGRHELELYQALSAAGRLPQRIVPAIRLEAEQTKDPAASLAYARGLRREFEGVRGLRFGMVKVFLDGVIEYPAQTAALLKPYLDGNGRPTGNRGELYTSAADYGRLAAAFNRAGWQMHAHGLGDRAVRTALDGYAYAKRVTGLRDARNAVAHLQLVDPADLRRFAQLGVTACMQLQWAAKDTWTMEALLPYIGPERHRWMYPARSLEKAGARLSGGSDWPVDALQVWNQLRTAVDRQGAFGEGPLYRELEGLGRDSVLRMHTSGTAWQLRQEELTGTVEPGRAADLVLLDRDVTRCPVADISGTGVRMTLVGGRVVHDADSASGKAASARVAGAASGPRPASYATVHAGGRHHACKH
- a CDS encoding LacI family DNA-binding transcriptional regulator is translated as MPEHPPAPGPTLADIARAAEVSTATVSHALNGTGRLGESTRRRVREVAGALGYGARRGPRTRSLGVAVTTYAGDAWDFVGIAYFSRLITAATSAAHAHGYALTTLPADRGAEPLWHTLAVDGMLLLDSPAGDPVLRALRARGLPVVFDGRPPDPWPGDVWVDNDHTSTTREVLDHLAASGARRIALHSGYGREFYTGAVTAAYEQWCAERGLAPLLVPFDPQDTAGHAFDAAFTGPDRPDAVYCVYDPGGRQVLAAAARHGLRIPGGRGAPDVPGTPGAPGAPDVPGTPGAPGAPARSGHGAGLLLVCASEDPAYGATEPAVTTVTLNPERIAASAVSVLVNLIESGHAESPGQLTVPAGLRVRASSLPPDMY
- a CDS encoding haloalkane dehalogenase: MPTIDVLDSTMYYEDHGAAGTRPGSVPFVFLHGNPTSSHLWRGVLPRIGGGVRVLAPDLIGMGRSGKPGGEYRFEDHARYLDAWFDALGLDEVVLVGQDWGGALAFHRAARHPGRVRGIAFMETIVRPLGWAQYPPAARARFEAIRTPGLGEEMVLDRNIFIEDSIRQTVLNPMSEADHAVYAAPYPTPESRRPLLRWARSLPIDGDPADVHAVVEKYDAWLSDSPDVPKLLLTFDGSPALMTGPETVAWCEENVSALETEYCGPAAHLCPEDRPEEIAAALNSWAARHGLAAG
- a CDS encoding MarR family winged helix-turn-helix transcriptional regulator, with protein sequence MTPEENGPLVPARLRELPSRLLGQANTQAQRIVTDGLSGADAHKWHYAALVALEESGPASQATLSARTGIHRSDLVAVINELAARELVERTPDPEDRRRNVITLTPPGRRQLRRLEQILAAAQDELLAPLSAGEREQLTSLLGRIVGHHAHGDPAVRPDGR